Proteins encoded in a region of the Octopus sinensis linkage group LG8, ASM634580v1, whole genome shotgun sequence genome:
- the LOC115214754 gene encoding integral membrane protein 2B — MTIYKFQPIGKKPKADEEQPDILNESLTGDKDKDADSSKSAKAIHVTFIPKRSKTCVNLSLLFFSLLVLSAGVIGGIYLYTRLRQKVTRGRCGVTYVQDFVMRNYKHSSPVSNKLQTHGHPDSNLRAISFFEENVEVIDNYFERVEIPKFDDCKDAVIFHDFERNFTTIVDKDIKKCFVMKLNQSVIAPPKNLLDLLTKLNTGYYVPRATVVRQTYTIVHPATKDLSILGQQVRKECGTFHTYMLRKLDKFRARYPPGSDPTYGLYDHKTFLHKLEVLDINNML; from the exons ACTGGCGACAAAGATAAAGATGCTGACTCTTCAAAGTCTGCTAAAGCAATCCATGTGACATTCATTCCAAAGAGATCGAAGACATGTGTGAATCTCAGTttgcttttcttctctttattggTTCTTTCTGCTGGTGTTATAGGTGGAATTTACTTGTATACACGCCTGAGACAGAag GTAACCAGAGGGCGATGTGGAGTAACCTATGTTCAGGATTTTGTTATGAGGAATTATAAGCATTCTTCCCCAGTGTCCAACAAGCTTCAAACTCATGGGCACCCAGACTCAAACCTTCGTGCAATTTCATTTTTTGAAGAAAATGTTGAAGTAATTGACAATTATTTTGAAAGAGTTGAGATACCCAAATTTGATGATTGTAAGGATGCAGTGATTTTTCATGATTTTGAAAGG AACTTTACTACTATCGTGGACAAAGACATTAAAAAGTGTTTTGTTATGAAATTGAACCAGTCTGTTATTGCTCCTCCCAAGAATCTGTTGGATTTGCTTACTAAGTTAAAT ACTGGCTACTATGTTCCTCGTGCTACTGTTGTAAGACAGACTTACACTATTGTACATCCAGCAACCAAGGATCTGAGCATACTGGGACAGCAAGTAAGAAAGGAATGTggtacatttcatacatacatgttgagaAAGCTTGATAAGT TTCGTGCCAGATATCCACCAGGTAGTGATCCTACATATGGGTTGTATGATCACAAAACATTTTTGCATAAGTTGGAGGTTTTGGATATAAACAACATGCTGTGA